A stretch of Desulfurivibrio alkaliphilus AHT 2 DNA encodes these proteins:
- a CDS encoding cytochrome c3 family protein: MFNIRSFVTALLVAGSLAAGGFLLATTTGTAAMPSLAPIPDGDAISSHAPYLTGQCGMCHDSGQPDGKSPGKVPDDVGALCATCHFDMDQEIKGSSVVHAPAMMSCTACHNPHNSPAPSLLVVEPKNLCLGCHGEIQQTISEAAVQHDAVIDEVACLNCHNPHASDIQHLLTKLPFDLCISCHSHDEPGADGRVRTNFATLLEENPYHHGPVEGKDCSACHLTHGSEHHSLLVDAFPERFYAPYERDNYALCFRCHNEENMLDPETTTTTRFRDGSRNLHYVHVNKPDRGRTCRACHEVHASENPHQIRDAVPFGPRNWMLPVNFTKTDTGGSCARTCHQTKSYDYTAE, encoded by the coding sequence ATGTTCAACATTCGTTCTTTTGTTACCGCCCTGCTGGTGGCGGGTTCCCTGGCCGCCGGCGGCTTTCTGCTGGCCACCACCACCGGCACCGCCGCCATGCCGTCGTTGGCTCCCATTCCCGATGGTGACGCGATTTCCTCACACGCCCCCTACCTCACCGGCCAGTGCGGCATGTGCCACGACTCAGGCCAGCCCGACGGCAAAAGCCCGGGCAAGGTTCCCGATGATGTCGGGGCCCTGTGCGCCACCTGCCATTTCGACATGGACCAGGAGATCAAGGGCAGCTCGGTGGTGCACGCCCCGGCCATGATGAGCTGTACCGCCTGCCACAACCCCCACAACTCGCCGGCGCCCAGCCTGCTGGTGGTGGAACCCAAAAACCTCTGCCTAGGCTGCCATGGTGAGATCCAGCAGACCATCTCCGAGGCGGCGGTGCAGCATGACGCGGTGATCGACGAAGTAGCCTGCCTCAACTGCCACAACCCGCATGCCTCGGACATCCAGCACCTGCTCACCAAGCTCCCATTCGATCTCTGCATTTCCTGCCACAGCCATGATGAGCCGGGGGCCGACGGCCGAGTGCGCACCAACTTCGCCACCCTGCTGGAAGAAAACCCCTACCATCATGGGCCGGTGGAGGGCAAGGACTGCAGCGCCTGCCACCTAACCCACGGCAGCGAACACCACAGCCTGCTGGTGGACGCCTTCCCCGAGCGGTTTTACGCCCCCTACGAGCGCGACAACTACGCCCTGTGCTTCCGCTGCCACAACGAAGAGAACATGCTGGACCCGGAAACCACCACCACCACTCGCTTCCGTGATGGCTCCCGCAACCTCCATTACGTTCATGTCAATAAGCCCGACCGGGGCCGCACCTGCCGCGCCTGCCACGAGGTTCATGCCTCGGAGAACCCGCACCAGATCCGCGACGCCGTCCCATTCGGGCCGCGCAACTGGATGCTGCCGGTTAACTTCACCAAAACCGACACCGGTGGCTCCTGCGCCCGCACCTGCCATCAGACCAAGAGCTACGATTACACCGCCGAGTAA
- a CDS encoding CHRD domain-containing protein, whose translation MSKYRFFSFLAFLLALGVGGALVAMAGKPGAVTGGPVFTAELQPDTMGLRPVESEASGRLTMELSADGATLVYQLEVVALEDAFMSHLQYGGPEDRYGPIVVWLFPEDGKRREVVEGRFDGVLAQGEIRAQDLQGPLAGQELAALLQAIEEGMIFADVHTRRHVPGELRGHVRPVQP comes from the coding sequence ATGAGCAAATATCGCTTTTTTTCCTTTCTTGCTTTCCTGCTGGCCCTGGGGGTTGGCGGCGCCCTGGTGGCGATGGCCGGCAAGCCCGGGGCGGTAACCGGCGGCCCGGTCTTCACCGCCGAGCTGCAACCCGACACCATGGGCCTGCGGCCGGTGGAGAGCGAGGCCAGCGGTCGGCTGACCATGGAGCTAAGCGCCGATGGTGCGACCCTGGTTTATCAGCTGGAAGTGGTCGCCCTGGAAGACGCCTTTATGTCGCACCTGCAGTACGGCGGCCCGGAAGACCGATACGGCCCCATCGTGGTCTGGCTCTTTCCGGAAGACGGCAAGCGCCGGGAGGTGGTGGAAGGGCGTTTCGACGGAGTGCTGGCCCAAGGTGAAATCCGGGCCCAAGACCTGCAGGGTCCCCTGGCCGGCCAGGAACTGGCCGCCCTGCTGCAAGCCATCGAGGAAGGCATGATCTTTGCCGATGTCCACACCCGCCGCCATGTCCCCGGCGAGTTGCGCGGCCATGTGCGCCCCGTACAACCTTAG